The sequence cccggctctaggacctctgccacaggccaattacttttaggtgagctagatggatagatggagcgaatcctcccagtaagtttgtagcataggtcaccggatgacagcagcaCGTACCTGTCGCCAGATCCCCGATCGGCTCGCTCAAGCCCTATTGGAGAATCTGCCtctgggttcccctcaagccggctCCCCAATCGattggcacccagcctgggatcctttcaatagaaccgggaatccAGTAGGTCACCTTTTACCTCAGGATGAGGGTTTATGTAGACTGCAATTTTGGCCTGGTGGGcatcgctggcggggtccatggatgcgcgcaccctgaaggtggatgccgcacctggaaccgggaccccgcgaaaacttggttagcacatgacacctgtcgcAGATAtaccccctccccagcatgcattgcgagggagaaacttctctgattggctgctggggaaagttgctctgccagaacccctctgccgCCAACTGccagccagggatggtattgcatccctggagcacagactgacccagtggacgtttctggaatgacagaagtcccaattttaacaaattcagaatgggagcaaaataactctcccattccccactaactttagtgtagtgcccatactgaaagtaagggggcgctacatagggtatgtaacggtcaccaccgtttacgaccttccatcaactacgacggctcatctgacacacagacaaaccagcaggcatcccatttcccagaataacgagacttgctccgtgttctctggtttcaaatgtaagacaactttaatggtcagCTTTCagttttatatacagtttaagcatgaaaggaacaatcaaactctccacccacaccctgggagggcttcaatacaccttcggatggctaattgctaaacattctagacatgtcggcgccggcctataattatcatgatctaatcactgcacattccttcattaacagaactcaaacaaaacaccatcacacaatgatctcttcttaatccacatccctagacagacgttctgtctccgcatacagcttgacaagttccattccacatcttgtatcaatagaattcacagaaagcagcatcacacaatgagaggttttcagaagcagactcaattagcatgtcactagccagggctaatcattgaaaagagtcagtattgactggttgggtcacaatatcCTCTACAGACATTTAAAGAATAtatggtagattactgtccatgttaaaacaatccaatatatgtctctttatttcctggctcaacctgtgcccaaaagtgactcctgttacagggtacttttttaaaaatattaatgaatatgATATTTTAATAATGATGATTACCAAAGACCCTTCAGTGTAGCCATATTTatagaattctgtcttttttattaattactagctgaatacccggcgttgcccgttCTTCCTAtctggggaggaaaatcatagtaatataaatatacccatcttttatataagggtgtaggtaagggttaatgtaactgtcatatatttttatttggcatataagtaatatgtgtaccaggtattattgaaatatctccaggcgtacagaagttatgtgggaacatacatttcacattgatttgcatgggactttaaacaaaaacccccgaccctcacaaatgggggtagttaagggataaattaactatcctatagtttaagtggacatataagtaacatgtgaccaagtgttatcgaaatatctacagccgtttggaagttatgaagtaccctgtttccccaaaaataagacctaccctgaaaataagacctagcgttattttccaggagggctgcaatataagccctaccctgaaaataagccctagttaaaaatgcttgtaaaatcctataatccactctattatagtagtatataatgtacaatgtttgtgtttctgtaatataattgcgggggaagagagctccggcgggaaaCAGAAGCAAAGAGCggctctataacaaaggtatttggcacaattatattacagaaacacacacattgtacattatataatactgtaatagagtggattataggattttacaagcattttaactcagttcagactggggattcctgacaggcagggagggagaggagaagacatcacattacatagtaagacctaccctgaaaataagccctactgtgtcttttgttggcataattaatataagacccgggcttattttaggggaaacacggtaacatgtatttcccatagagttgaatgggactttaaagaaaaaccccgaccatggcaaatgggggtgggtaagggttaaaccacctatcctatgtttgttgctgacatataagtaacatgtgtgccaagtttcatgttaatatctttagccgtttggacgtgatgctggaacatacatacacacgttgagttttatatatatatatatatatatatatatatatatatatatatatatatatatatatatatatatatatatatatatatatatatatatatatatatatatatatatatatatatatatatatataataataataaaaatgtatataaaaaaatattttttttttatctctttaggTGGATTGATGAACCGTTTTTGGTCAAGGTGGTCTTCATGAGCAGAGTCAAGGCTTTACTACAGATCACTGGAGGATTTGCACAGGACACAAGCCATATCGGTGTTCTAAATGCCATAAATGTCTTGGATACTCTTCAACATCGATCCAGCTTTTCAGTGTTCTTGAAGTGACTCGGCCTTTAGAATAAAGTCCGATAATCTCAGATACAGAATGGCTGGCACTGGAGAGAGGCCATTTTCATGTTCTTATtgcaaaaaaacttttaaagGAGAGCAAAGTCTTATCAAACACCAGAAATTCCACAAAGATGAGAAGTCATTTAAATGCTCTGAATGCAACAAAGTTTTCCCATGGAAGTCCAAACTGATCAAACACCAGATGATTCACACCGAAGGGAACCCATATCGATGTTcggaatgtgacaaagcttttgcaTCAAATTCAGAGCTGATCAGCCACCAGAGGGTTCACGCTGGAGAGAAGCTGTATAAGTGTTCCGAATGTGACCAAGCTTTTACAGGAAAGGGTCCTCTTATccgacaccagaggattcacaacgGGGAGAATCTGTATCCGTGTTCTCAgtgtaaaaaagtatttttaaagaAGTCAACCCTTCACAAACACCAGATGAATCACACCGGAGAGAAGCATTATCAGTGTTCTGATTGCGACAAAACCTTTGCATCAAAGTCATACCTTATTAGTCACCAGAAGGtccacactggggagaagccgtatcggtgttcagaatgtgacaaagctttttcaGAGAAGAGTAAACTTATcagacaccagaggattcacacgggagagaagccatatcggTGTTCTgactgtgacaaagcttttacgcaGAAGACGCACCTTCTAACGCACCAGACGATTCACACCGAAGAGAAGCCATTCCAATGTgttgaatgtggcaaagcttttagaGTGAAGGCAAAGCTTATCaagcaccagaggattcacactgagAAGCCATTTCCATGTTCTGAATGCGACAAAGCTTTTAGAGTGCAGTCAAAGCTGATCATACACCAGATGATTCACACCGGACAGAGGCCATATCGGTGTTCTGAATGTTTTAGAACTTTTAGAATGAAGTCGCATCTTATTCTACACCTGAGGATTCACCGCCCTTCAGCTGCAGTAGAAGCGGGAATGTTAACGGGTAGCAGCTAAGCTGCAATGAAAAAGCTTGTGGGTGTCCCATCAGTTTCATCCCTCGTGTCATCCCACAAGTTGCtataaaagtaaaaagaaataatgctgcgcatatatatatatatatatatatatatatatatatatatatatatatatatatatatatatatatatattagagctgcacaatgaATCGTTATCacaatctttttcccgttgcgattcttgacacagagcttcacgatctttgacatgaaaatgattttctctctgcactttggtatgcaaagaatttcctctctgctctcaaaagtcaaagtctgggcagcctgccaagttttgaaaacttttctttatcagtggaaaattaagtctaaacattgtatcacattgacttttacatcaaaggaataacgttctgtatgtaaattaagaacgtttaaccacttaaataccaaacctttttctgacagctcttttcaattcttttagagaataaaatggcggttgttgcaatattttatgtcgcactgtatttgcgcagtagtctttttttttttttttttttttttttttttttaaatgcaatttttttgtaaaattacttTAAGACCTCTTTTTTatattgaggcgtggagccgcggtgacggtatagccgcgctatttgtagcgccgctataccgtcgtatttaccgcgatattcgggcgctagcggtgaggttttaacctccgctagcggccgaaaaagggttaatatcgcccgcGTGGGATCGgtaataccgcggtttcccattgatttcaatgggaaggcgcggtataggagcggtgaacacaccgctcctataccgcagtaaagatgcggctagcaggacttttggagcgctcctgctagcgcaccgcttcagtgtgaaagccttcgggctttcacattgaacactacagggcatgatttttcatgcggtatagcagcgctatttttagcgatgtaccgcatgaaaaacgcctcaatgtgaaaggggcctaatgaataaaaaaaatatgaaaaaatagccagtaaagtttgccctttttttttttttgtgtgtgtgtaaatgtaaaagattttacgccgtgagagaatcgtgatcttcatcctaagcaaaaaaatcatgaatctcactttggccagaatcgtgcagctctaaaaaatgtgtgtgtgtgtgtgtgtgtgtgtatatatattattttt comes from Rana temporaria chromosome 2, aRanTem1.1, whole genome shotgun sequence and encodes:
- the LOC120928462 gene encoding zinc finger protein 271-like, with protein sequence MAGTGERPFSCSYCKKTFKGEQSLIKHQKFHKDEKSFKCSECNKVFPWKSKLIKHQMIHTEGNPYRCSECDKAFASNSELISHQRVHAGEKLYKCSECDQAFTGKGPLIRHQRIHNGENLYPCSQCKKVFLKKSTLHKHQMNHTGEKHYQCSDCDKTFASKSYLISHQKVHTGEKPYRCSECDKAFSEKSKLIRHQRIHTGEKPYRCSDCDKAFTQKTHLLTHQTIHTEEKPFQCVECGKAFRVKAKLIKHQRIHTEKPFPCSECDKAFRVQSKLIIHQMIHTGQRPYRCSECFRTFRMKSHLILHLRIHRPSAAVEAGMLTGSS